A window from Catenulispora sp. MAP5-51 encodes these proteins:
- a CDS encoding ParB/RepB/Spo0J family partition protein: MSSSRRGLGKGLGALIPTGAPPAILSEKTRAESAGPAAAGDVSRETATDVSRETVAAAPVRTALGTLPIDTGHRAFEDTTIATLPAPTSSPESVTVNDTRLPDGLMPVPGASFAEIPQNQIRPNPVQPRTEFDEVALAELVASIKEVGLLQPIVVRQLPEPEGDHHYELIMGERRWRASQEAGLPAIPAIIRDTRDDRMLLDALLENLQRAQLNPLEEAAAYDQLLKDFDCTHEVLAEKIGKSRPHVTNTLRLLTLTPGIQRRVAAGVITAGHARALLGLKSVEQQEEIAKRIVRENLSVRAVEELAGMGRWDAAALDTALTETPEDYLDFTDKPKGKRVRSGSRMPILEEFGQRMSDRLETRVKVDIMQKRGRITIEYAGIEDLKRIAKAILGE, encoded by the coding sequence GTGAGCAGCAGCCGACGCGGACTGGGCAAGGGCCTGGGTGCTCTGATCCCCACCGGCGCCCCGCCCGCGATACTTTCCGAGAAGACCCGCGCGGAGTCGGCGGGCCCCGCGGCCGCCGGCGATGTTTCACGGGAAACGGCCACCGATGTTTCACGGGAAACCGTGGCAGCCGCTCCGGTCCGGACGGCGCTCGGCACCCTGCCGATCGACACCGGCCACCGGGCTTTCGAGGACACGACGATCGCGACGCTCCCGGCTCCCACGTCGAGCCCGGAGTCCGTCACCGTCAATGACACCCGGCTGCCGGACGGACTGATGCCGGTTCCGGGTGCCTCCTTCGCCGAGATCCCGCAGAACCAGATCCGGCCGAACCCGGTGCAGCCCCGCACCGAGTTCGACGAAGTCGCCCTGGCCGAACTCGTCGCCTCCATCAAGGAGGTCGGCCTTCTCCAGCCGATCGTGGTCCGGCAGTTGCCCGAGCCCGAGGGTGACCACCACTACGAACTCATCATGGGTGAGCGTCGGTGGCGTGCTTCGCAGGAAGCCGGTCTTCCCGCGATCCCGGCCATCATCCGCGACACCCGCGATGACCGGATGCTCCTGGACGCACTGCTGGAGAACCTCCAGCGCGCCCAGCTGAACCCGCTCGAAGAGGCCGCGGCGTACGACCAGCTCCTGAAGGACTTCGACTGCACCCACGAGGTCCTGGCCGAGAAGATCGGCAAGTCGCGGCCGCACGTGACCAACACTCTGCGCCTGCTCACTCTGACCCCGGGGATCCAGCGCCGCGTCGCGGCCGGCGTCATCACCGCCGGCCACGCTCGCGCGCTGCTCGGCCTGAAGTCCGTGGAGCAGCAGGAGGAGATCGCCAAGCGCATCGTCCGGGAGAACCTGTCGGTGCGGGCCGTCGAGGAGCTGGCGGGCATGGGCCGCTGGGACGCGGCCGCGCTGGACACCGCCCTGACCGAGACGCCCGAGGACTACCTCGACTTCACCGACAAGCCCAAGGGCAAGCGGGTGCGCTCCGGGAGTCGGATGCCGATCCTGGAGGAGTTCGGCCAGCGCATGTCGGACCGGTTGGAGACGCGGGTGAAGGTCGACATCATGCAGAAGCGTGGTCGCATCACCATCGAGTACGCGGGGATAGAGGATCTCAAGCGCATCGCGAAGGCGATCCTCGGCGAGTAG
- a CDS encoding IS3 family transposase — MPSCLGLDIRIGRKQAAHLMREGRLSGVYRRRTSGCTIRYIEAWYNSHRRHSTIGMLSPVQFERAHALTAT, encoded by the coding sequence ATGCCGAGCTGCCTGGGACTCGACATCCGGATCGGGCGCAAGCAGGCGGCCCACCTGATGCGTGAGGGCCGCCTGTCCGGGGTCTACCGACGTCGCACCAGCGGCTGCACTATCCGGTACATCGAAGCCTGGTACAACTCGCACCGCCGGCACTCCACCATCGGCATGCTCAGCCCCGTGCAGTTCGAACGGGCACACGCGCTCACCGCTACGTGA
- a CDS encoding D-alanine--D-alanine ligase, whose translation MSDLGRVVVLAGGLSHERDVSIRSGRRVADALRSAGVEVQVRDIDAALLPALLADRPDAIFPTLHGATGEDGAVQGILALLDIPYVGSTAAACRRAFDKPSAKYAVSSAGLSTPDWVAIPKTTFRDLGTKAVLDAVTGALPLPLFVKPARGGSSLGAAAVHTREDLPAAMVACFAYDETALIERHITGREIAVSVVDTGEGPQALPAVEIVADSGVYDYAARYTAGITEFFAPARLTADEAKTVEQMAVRAHTTLGLSCVSRTDLILDAAGTPWFLEVNVAPGLTETSLLPLAAGAADLDLGVLYRDLVQAVIAK comes from the coding sequence ATGAGCGACCTGGGCCGTGTCGTCGTCTTGGCCGGCGGCCTCAGCCACGAACGCGACGTCTCGATCCGCTCCGGCCGCCGCGTGGCCGACGCGCTGCGCAGTGCGGGCGTCGAAGTACAGGTGCGCGACATCGACGCCGCGCTTCTGCCCGCACTGCTCGCCGACCGCCCGGACGCCATCTTCCCCACCCTGCACGGGGCCACCGGCGAGGACGGCGCGGTGCAGGGAATCCTGGCGCTGCTGGACATCCCCTACGTCGGCTCGACCGCGGCCGCCTGCCGCCGCGCCTTCGACAAGCCCTCGGCCAAGTACGCCGTCAGCTCGGCCGGACTGTCCACGCCCGACTGGGTCGCCATCCCCAAGACGACGTTCCGGGACCTCGGCACCAAGGCCGTCCTGGACGCGGTGACCGGTGCGCTCCCGCTACCGCTGTTCGTGAAGCCGGCCCGGGGTGGCTCCTCCCTCGGTGCGGCGGCCGTGCACACCCGCGAGGACCTGCCGGCCGCGATGGTGGCCTGCTTCGCCTACGACGAGACCGCACTCATCGAGCGGCACATCACCGGCCGCGAGATCGCGGTCTCGGTCGTCGACACCGGCGAGGGCCCGCAGGCCCTGCCCGCCGTCGAGATCGTCGCCGACTCCGGCGTCTACGACTACGCCGCCCGCTACACCGCCGGCATCACCGAGTTCTTCGCCCCGGCCCGGCTCACCGCCGACGAGGCGAAGACCGTCGAGCAGATGGCCGTGCGCGCCCACACGACGCTCGGTCTGTCCTGCGTCTCCCGCACCGACCTGATCCTCGACGCCGCCGGCACCCCCTGGTTCCTGGAAGTGAACGTGGCGCCGGGCCTCACCGAGACCAGCCTGCTGCCGCTCGCCGCCGGGGCCGCGGATCTCGACCTCGGCGTGCTCTACCGCGATCTGGTCCAGGCGGTCATCGCCAAGTAG
- a CDS encoding PLP-dependent aminotransferase family protein encodes MELPQRPGSRLDSYVDRYAARTRGMTASEIRALFAVASRPEVVSLAGGMPNLAALPMDSIASVAEELVRESGTVAMQYGGAQGDETLREQICEIMRLEGIEGHPDDVIATVGSQQALDLVTRIFIDPGDVILAEGPSYVGALGVFASYQAQVVHVAMDDQGLVPDTLRSAIASVKASGRRIKFLYTIPNFHNPAGVTMAVERRPEIVEICREAGILILEDNPYGLLGFEGETYPALRSLDTENVIYLGSFSKTFAPGFRVGWALAPHAVREKLTLAAEAADLCPPAFSQMMVSRYLTTQPWREQIKAFRAMYLERRDATLTALAELMPAGVTWTKPDGGFYVWVTLPPGLDSKAMLPRAVTARVAYVPGTGFYSDGFGASSLRLSYCYPTPERIREGVRRFADVLREEMELRAAFGHDATRALESRDGVDTPGPDLA; translated from the coding sequence ATGGAACTCCCGCAGCGTCCGGGTTCCCGGCTCGACTCGTATGTCGACCGTTACGCTGCCAGGACTCGCGGGATGACCGCATCCGAGATCCGAGCTCTGTTCGCCGTGGCATCCCGGCCGGAAGTGGTGTCGCTGGCCGGCGGCATGCCGAACCTCGCGGCCCTGCCGATGGACTCCATCGCCTCGGTCGCCGAGGAACTGGTCCGCGAGTCGGGCACCGTCGCGATGCAGTACGGCGGGGCCCAGGGCGACGAGACCCTGCGCGAGCAGATCTGCGAGATCATGCGCCTGGAGGGCATCGAGGGCCACCCCGACGACGTCATCGCGACTGTCGGCTCCCAGCAGGCGCTGGACCTGGTCACCCGGATCTTCATCGACCCCGGCGACGTCATCCTCGCCGAGGGTCCCTCCTACGTCGGCGCGCTCGGCGTCTTCGCCTCGTACCAGGCCCAGGTGGTCCACGTGGCGATGGACGACCAGGGCCTGGTCCCGGACACCCTGCGCTCGGCCATCGCCTCGGTGAAGGCCTCCGGCCGCCGCATCAAGTTCCTCTACACGATCCCGAACTTCCACAACCCCGCCGGCGTGACGATGGCCGTCGAGCGGCGTCCGGAGATCGTGGAGATCTGCCGCGAGGCCGGGATCCTGATCCTGGAGGACAACCCCTACGGGCTGCTCGGCTTCGAGGGCGAGACCTACCCGGCGCTCCGCTCGCTGGACACCGAGAACGTCATCTATCTCGGGTCGTTCTCCAAGACCTTCGCCCCCGGCTTCCGGGTCGGCTGGGCTCTGGCGCCGCACGCCGTCCGCGAGAAGCTGACGCTGGCGGCCGAGGCCGCGGACCTGTGCCCGCCGGCCTTCTCCCAGATGATGGTCTCCCGCTATCTGACCACCCAGCCGTGGCGCGAGCAGATCAAGGCCTTCCGGGCCATGTATCTGGAACGCCGCGACGCGACTCTGACGGCGCTGGCCGAGCTGATGCCCGCCGGTGTCACGTGGACCAAGCCCGACGGCGGCTTCTACGTGTGGGTCACGCTCCCCCCGGGGCTCGACTCCAAGGCGATGCTGCCCCGCGCGGTGACCGCGCGGGTGGCCTACGTCCCAGGAACGGGCTTCTACTCGGACGGATTCGGCGCGTCCTCGCTGCGGCTGTCGTACTGCTACCCGACACCCGAGCGCATCCGCGAGGGGGTGCGGCGCTTCGCCGACGTCCTGCGCGAGGAGATGGAACTGCGCGCGGCGTTCGGCCACGACGCCACGCGCGCGCTGGAAAGCCGCGACGGCGTCGACACGCCCGGGCCGGATCTGGCTTAG
- a CDS encoding rRNA methyltransferase, with amino-acid sequence MTTRTPALKVLAGKKLTDLDPVAWAAALASAERVLVDVGTGDARTAYRQAVAHPEWLVVGVDPAWQRMAETAVRAARKPAKGGAPNLVLVSSAIETVPAALHAVADEVTVLMPWGKLLRGVVLGEDDVLSGLRAVAKPGAPLEVSIGTSIWRDPVPLEIRDLPELTPEAVVSTGLADRLAARGWQVADVRLVPHTDLDTISSSWARRLGSGATETVLHLRAVAVDPRDPVGTHHPAAEPGQDAAEEPQRDV; translated from the coding sequence ATGACCACCCGCACACCCGCCCTCAAAGTCCTCGCCGGCAAGAAGCTGACCGATCTGGATCCCGTCGCCTGGGCCGCCGCGCTGGCCTCGGCCGAGCGGGTCCTCGTCGACGTCGGGACCGGCGACGCGCGCACCGCCTACCGGCAGGCCGTCGCGCATCCGGAATGGCTCGTGGTCGGTGTCGACCCGGCGTGGCAGCGCATGGCCGAGACCGCCGTGCGGGCCGCGCGCAAGCCGGCCAAGGGCGGGGCCCCGAACCTGGTCCTGGTCAGTTCGGCGATCGAGACGGTGCCGGCCGCGCTGCACGCGGTGGCCGACGAGGTCACCGTCCTCATGCCGTGGGGCAAGCTGCTGCGCGGTGTGGTGCTCGGCGAGGACGACGTGCTGTCCGGTCTGCGCGCGGTCGCCAAGCCCGGCGCCCCGCTGGAGGTCTCCATCGGCACCAGCATCTGGCGCGATCCCGTCCCGCTGGAGATCCGCGACCTGCCCGAGCTCACACCCGAGGCCGTCGTCTCAACCGGGCTGGCCGATCGTCTGGCCGCGCGCGGCTGGCAGGTCGCCGACGTCCGGCTGGTGCCGCACACCGATCTGGACACCATCAGCTCGTCGTGGGCGCGGCGGCTGGGGTCGGGGGCGACGGAGACCGTCCTGCACCTCCGAGCGGTCGCGGTCGACCCACGTGACCCGGTGGGGACGCACCACCCCGCTGCCGAACCCGGCCAGGACGCCGCCGAGGAACCACAGCGCGACGTGTAG
- a CDS encoding DUF371 domain-containing protein produces the protein MPHPHQAVLVGRGHPAIRATHAKTFELTAEPVISARATCVLAVGTVLDPNLAPLRGRVRLTLATPGLPALVGEATLNPRRALTDRAVIRRSHTLDADTLAVGSTLTADDLPEDFASALTDPGREVTLTVEEIGPGRPLLHVGFGERTHLPSLKDLGGREALALTIASDAPPKEVAATNAVLERAAAAGARVAVSSPYKPLEALLAAGLPPNPYAYLGSPQRLPTLPLTATVFHMPPGSDPSVLSGRDIWVEDTSELDIGTAVARSTPAAAVAAPGVLTVVGPALSDRELVDLTAVARALTGAGIAPRTLTEALAPFGLTRKRLYALLTEQDQT, from the coding sequence GTGCCCCATCCCCACCAAGCCGTCCTCGTCGGCCGCGGACACCCGGCGATCCGGGCGACGCATGCGAAGACCTTCGAGCTGACCGCCGAGCCGGTCATCAGTGCGCGGGCCACGTGTGTGCTCGCGGTCGGGACCGTGCTGGACCCGAACCTGGCTCCGCTGCGGGGTCGCGTGCGGCTGACGCTGGCGACTCCGGGGCTGCCCGCGCTCGTCGGCGAGGCCACGCTCAACCCGCGCCGGGCGCTCACCGACCGGGCCGTCATCCGGCGCAGCCACACGCTCGACGCCGACACCCTGGCCGTCGGTTCCACGCTCACCGCGGACGACCTCCCCGAGGACTTCGCCTCGGCGCTCACCGATCCCGGGCGCGAAGTCACCCTCACCGTGGAGGAGATCGGGCCGGGCCGTCCTCTGCTCCACGTCGGCTTCGGCGAGCGGACCCATCTGCCCTCGCTCAAGGACCTCGGCGGGCGGGAGGCCCTGGCGCTGACCATCGCGTCCGACGCGCCGCCCAAGGAAGTCGCCGCGACCAACGCAGTCCTCGAACGAGCCGCCGCCGCCGGGGCCCGCGTGGCCGTCTCGAGCCCGTACAAGCCCCTGGAAGCGCTTCTGGCCGCCGGCCTACCTCCGAACCCCTACGCATACTTGGGAAGCCCACAGCGCCTCCCCACGCTCCCTCTGACGGCCACGGTGTTCCACATGCCACCCGGCTCCGATCCCTCGGTGCTGTCCGGGCGGGACATCTGGGTCGAGGACACCTCAGAACTCGATATCGGGACCGCCGTGGCGCGCTCGACGCCGGCCGCCGCGGTCGCGGCGCCGGGCGTCCTGACCGTCGTCGGTCCGGCCCTGTCAGACCGCGAACTCGTCGACCTCACCGCCGTCGCCCGAGCCCTCACCGGGGCCGGCATCGCACCCAGGACCCTGACCGAGGCCCTGGCGCCCTTCGGACTCACCCGCAAACGGCTCTACGCGCTTCTCACCGAGCAGGACCAGACATGA
- a CDS encoding N-acetylmuramoyl-L-alanine amidase produces the protein MTTEPTYRRGDSGPAVAAIRERLARLGLIDAGAIPVQGEPVFDDAVENAVRHFQQTRRTTVDGMVTPGTMRLLEEASWRLGDRDLVPSPAEPPFGDDVAELQRSLLTLGFDCGRVNGAYDPTTVAAVREFQRNVGLPATGVTDLPTVQALNRLNRRMAHGGLLHAMRESEAIQSAGPALPGKTLVLDPGHGGPDTGVAAGGLIEAELVFDIADRVKTRLEKLSVTTHMSHGPGGSPDDRRRAEKANELGADLLISLHCDAHTNPAASGVAAFYYGNDRFGHSSPTGERFAGLVQREVTARTGLANLGTHGMTWDVLRYTQMPAVRIELGYLTSPHDAALLASQRFRESCADAIVVAVQRLYLPPESDAPTGVLRLAELRSH, from the coding sequence GTGACCACTGAACCGACCTACCGCCGCGGCGACTCCGGCCCCGCGGTGGCCGCGATCCGCGAACGCCTGGCCCGGCTCGGCCTCATCGACGCGGGGGCCATCCCCGTGCAGGGCGAGCCGGTCTTCGACGACGCGGTGGAGAACGCGGTCCGCCATTTCCAGCAGACCCGCCGCACCACCGTCGACGGCATGGTCACCCCCGGCACGATGCGTCTGCTGGAGGAGGCGTCCTGGCGCCTCGGCGACCGCGACCTGGTCCCGTCCCCCGCCGAGCCGCCGTTCGGCGACGACGTGGCCGAACTGCAGCGCTCGCTGCTCACCCTGGGCTTCGACTGCGGCCGGGTCAACGGCGCCTACGACCCCACCACCGTGGCGGCCGTCCGCGAGTTCCAGCGCAACGTGGGCCTGCCCGCCACCGGCGTCACCGACCTGCCGACGGTCCAGGCCCTGAACCGGCTGAACCGCCGCATGGCCCACGGCGGCCTGCTGCACGCGATGCGGGAATCAGAGGCCATCCAGAGCGCCGGCCCCGCCCTGCCCGGCAAGACCCTGGTCCTGGACCCGGGCCACGGCGGCCCCGACACCGGCGTCGCCGCCGGCGGCCTGATCGAGGCCGAGCTGGTCTTCGACATCGCCGACCGGGTCAAGACCCGCCTGGAGAAGCTCAGCGTCACCACGCACATGTCGCACGGCCCCGGCGGCAGCCCCGACGACCGCCGCCGCGCCGAGAAGGCGAACGAGCTGGGAGCGGATCTGCTCATCTCCCTGCACTGCGACGCCCACACCAACCCGGCGGCCAGCGGCGTCGCGGCGTTCTACTACGGCAACGACCGCTTCGGCCACAGCTCCCCCACCGGCGAGCGCTTCGCCGGCCTGGTCCAGCGCGAGGTCACCGCGCGCACCGGCCTGGCCAACCTCGGCACCCACGGCATGACCTGGGACGTGCTGCGCTACACGCAGATGCCGGCGGTCCGCATCGAGCTCGGCTACCTCACCAGCCCGCACGACGCCGCCCTGCTCGCCTCGCAGCGCTTCCGCGAGTCGTGCGCCGACGCCATAGTGGTCGCGGTCCAGCGGCTGTACCTGCCGCCGGAGTCGGACGCGCCGACCGGGGTGCTGCGCCTGGCGGAGCTGCGCTCGCACTGA
- the trxA gene encoding thioredoxin — translation MGDIRQVTDATFEAEVLKNDKPVLVDFWAPWCGPCRQVAPVLEAIYAEHGDKIDIVKLNTDENPLTQAKYGVRSIPTLNVYRGGEVVKTIVGAKPKALLLKDLADYVG, via the coding sequence ATGGGCGACATCCGCCAAGTGACCGACGCGACCTTCGAGGCCGAGGTCCTGAAGAACGACAAGCCGGTCCTGGTCGACTTCTGGGCGCCGTGGTGCGGCCCGTGCCGCCAGGTCGCCCCGGTCCTGGAGGCGATCTACGCCGAGCACGGCGACAAGATCGACATCGTCAAGCTGAACACCGACGAGAACCCCCTGACCCAGGCCAAGTACGGCGTCCGCTCGATCCCGACGCTCAACGTCTACCGCGGCGGCGAGGTCGTGAAGACGATCGTCGGCGCCAAGCCCAAGGCCCTGCTGCTCAAGGACCTGGCCGACTACGTCGGCTGA
- the trxB gene encoding thioredoxin-disulfide reductase, which translates to MSEIRNVIIIGSGPAGYTAAVYTARAGLNPLVFAGSVTAGGALMNTTEVENFPGFPEGIMGPDLMDNMQKQAERFGAELVFDDVTAVDLSGAIKKVTDSAGTVHQAHTVIVSTGSAYKELGLPDEKRLSGKGVSWCATCDGFFFKGQDIVVVGGGDTAMEEALFLTRFGQSVTVVHRRDELRASKVMQERAFANPKISFVWDSEVVGIEGEAHVTGVKLRNLKTGEQTLKPTGAVFVAIGHLPRTELFRGVLDLDDEGYIKVASPTTRTSLPAVYAAGDVVDHTYRQAITAAGTGCAAALDAEKHLSELAHHQPVTV; encoded by the coding sequence GTGAGCGAGATCCGTAACGTCATCATCATCGGTTCCGGACCCGCCGGGTACACCGCCGCGGTGTACACCGCGCGCGCGGGCCTGAACCCGCTGGTGTTCGCCGGTTCCGTGACGGCCGGCGGCGCGCTGATGAACACCACCGAGGTGGAGAACTTCCCGGGCTTCCCCGAGGGGATCATGGGCCCGGACCTGATGGACAACATGCAGAAGCAGGCCGAGCGCTTCGGCGCGGAGCTGGTCTTCGACGACGTCACCGCGGTCGACCTGAGCGGGGCCATAAAGAAGGTCACCGACTCGGCCGGCACCGTGCACCAGGCGCACACCGTCATCGTCTCGACCGGCTCGGCGTACAAGGAGCTGGGCCTGCCGGACGAGAAGCGGCTGAGCGGCAAGGGCGTCTCGTGGTGTGCCACCTGTGACGGCTTCTTCTTCAAGGGCCAGGACATCGTCGTGGTCGGCGGCGGCGACACCGCCATGGAGGAGGCGCTGTTCCTCACCCGCTTCGGGCAGAGCGTCACCGTCGTGCACCGCCGCGACGAGCTGCGGGCGTCCAAGGTGATGCAGGAGCGGGCCTTCGCGAACCCGAAGATCTCCTTCGTCTGGGACTCCGAGGTCGTCGGCATCGAGGGCGAGGCCCACGTGACCGGCGTGAAGCTGCGCAACCTGAAGACCGGCGAGCAGACCCTGAAGCCGACCGGCGCGGTGTTCGTGGCCATCGGCCACCTGCCGCGCACCGAGTTGTTCCGCGGGGTGCTGGACCTGGACGACGAGGGTTACATCAAGGTCGCCTCGCCGACCACCCGCACCAGCCTGCCGGCCGTGTACGCGGCCGGCGACGTGGTCGACCACACCTATCGGCAGGCCATCACCGCGGCCGGCACCGGCTGTGCCGCCGCCCTGGACGCCGAGAAGCACCTGTCGGAGCTGGCGCACCACCAGCCCGTCACCGTCTGA
- the sigM gene encoding RNA polymerase sigma factor SigM: MPPQGADLIPLDDRALLARHVEGDGDAFGELFRRHRDRLWAVALRTLGDPEDAADALQDAMISAYRAAGSFRGDSAVTTWLHRVVVNACLDRMRRRGSRPTVPLPEVETEYARPTATDEITNTDLRLALQSALATLPEEQRVALVMVDLEGYSVDETAGALGVAPGTVKSRCARARAKLLPLLRHLREGNPEQSPGNAESTGNQGGTGRVKVPTRQDRRKGGTAG; this comes from the coding sequence ATGCCTCCCCAAGGTGCGGACCTCATCCCCCTCGACGACCGGGCCCTGCTCGCCCGGCACGTCGAGGGGGACGGCGACGCCTTCGGCGAGCTCTTCCGCCGCCACCGCGACCGGCTCTGGGCCGTGGCGCTGCGCACCCTGGGCGACCCGGAGGACGCCGCCGACGCGCTGCAGGACGCGATGATCTCGGCCTACCGGGCCGCGGGCTCCTTCCGCGGCGACTCGGCCGTCACCACCTGGCTGCACCGGGTCGTGGTGAACGCCTGCCTGGACCGGATGCGGCGGCGCGGCAGCCGTCCGACGGTCCCGCTGCCGGAGGTGGAGACCGAGTACGCCCGCCCCACCGCCACCGACGAGATCACCAACACCGATCTGCGCCTGGCCCTGCAGTCGGCGCTGGCGACCCTGCCGGAGGAGCAGCGGGTGGCGCTGGTCATGGTGGACCTCGAGGGCTACAGCGTGGACGAGACCGCGGGGGCGCTCGGCGTGGCTCCCGGGACGGTCAAGAGCCGCTGCGCACGGGCCCGAGCGAAACTCCTGCCCCTTCTGAGACATCTCCGCGAAGGAAATCCGGAGCAATCTCCGGGAAACGCCGAATCGACCGGGAACCAAGGGGGCACGGGCCGCGTCAAAGTTCCGACGCGGCAAGATCGCCGGAAAGGAGGCACGGCCGGATGA
- a CDS encoding protein kinase family protein — translation MAADQTTDPDGGVGADAEALILSLGVTVGDRLDGRYRLERVLHTTGPAITWLAADEKLNRPNRIHLLRSDQPRAEAFMAAARAAAAMADNHFVQVLDAVPDDGLYYVITEWLHDGHTLGEVLSGGPVPVTEAVRITTELARAMTEAHEQGLAHLRLSPKTVLRTDTGEVKILDLCLAAALTGTVSRDPMATDLGAIGELAYALLTGKRPQQPDPVPPSELRSEISPQLDEVILRILGDGPAGPQFQTPTEVADALAQLPRPRYEAPLPSTPQTAPLRHQQTTVMPAMPAAAARTTAMPQVAPSYQPAPQRPASHGSGHGGSQRPSSYDEDEYRPRGGGSGGGYGGSRGSGGDGGRNSSTLIVVGAVAAVVAVALLAYTMFSGSGNKGNQNAGSTNSTSAPPSTGGSSQAPASSDITATSVSIYDEDDGSEGKGYLPNNQLTDKGWVTNQYCQAYATHNGSPKSTGLIFDLGAAKSISNATVTIGTAGAAMEMWAAGSSVTSVPGVVGGQPPANFTKVASADPGSTTVTLKADAPTTTRFVLIWFTKPLPAAPNADKTIKCAHDDGSRYGDSIMSVKFNAS, via the coding sequence GTGGCAGCCGACCAGACCACCGATCCGGACGGCGGCGTCGGCGCGGACGCCGAGGCGCTGATCCTGTCACTGGGCGTGACCGTGGGCGACCGGCTCGACGGCCGGTACCGCCTGGAGCGGGTCCTGCACACCACGGGCCCGGCCATCACCTGGCTCGCCGCCGACGAGAAGCTGAACCGTCCCAACCGCATCCACCTGCTGCGCTCGGACCAGCCGCGGGCCGAGGCCTTCATGGCCGCCGCCCGGGCCGCCGCGGCGATGGCCGACAACCACTTCGTCCAGGTCCTGGACGCCGTGCCCGACGACGGGCTCTACTACGTCATCACCGAGTGGCTGCACGACGGCCACACCCTGGGCGAGGTCCTGTCCGGCGGCCCGGTCCCGGTCACCGAGGCGGTGCGGATCACCACCGAGCTGGCCCGGGCCATGACCGAGGCCCACGAGCAGGGCCTGGCCCACCTGCGGCTGTCCCCCAAGACGGTGCTGCGCACCGACACCGGCGAGGTGAAGATCCTCGACCTGTGCCTGGCCGCGGCCCTGACCGGCACGGTCTCGCGCGACCCGATGGCCACCGACCTGGGCGCCATCGGCGAGCTGGCCTACGCGCTGCTCACCGGCAAGCGCCCGCAGCAGCCGGACCCGGTCCCGCCGAGCGAGCTGCGCTCGGAGATCTCCCCGCAGCTGGACGAGGTGATCCTGCGCATCCTGGGCGACGGTCCGGCAGGCCCGCAGTTCCAGACCCCGACCGAGGTCGCCGACGCCCTGGCCCAGCTGCCGCGCCCGCGCTACGAGGCGCCGCTGCCCTCGACGCCGCAGACCGCGCCGCTGCGCCACCAGCAGACCACTGTCATGCCGGCCATGCCCGCGGCCGCCGCGCGCACCACCGCCATGCCGCAGGTCGCCCCCAGCTACCAGCCGGCGCCCCAGCGTCCGGCCTCGCACGGCTCCGGGCACGGCGGCTCCCAGCGGCCGAGCTCCTACGACGAGGACGAATACCGTCCGCGCGGCGGGGGTTCCGGCGGAGGGTACGGCGGTTCCCGGGGCTCCGGCGGCGACGGCGGGCGCAACAGCTCGACGCTGATCGTCGTCGGCGCGGTCGCCGCGGTGGTCGCCGTGGCGCTGCTGGCCTACACGATGTTCAGCGGCAGCGGGAACAAGGGCAACCAGAACGCGGGCAGCACGAACTCGACCTCGGCGCCGCCCTCCACCGGGGGGTCCAGCCAGGCTCCGGCGAGCTCGGACATCACCGCCACCTCGGTCTCGATCTACGACGAGGACGACGGCAGCGAGGGCAAGGGCTACCTGCCGAACAACCAGCTCACCGACAAGGGCTGGGTCACCAACCAGTACTGCCAGGCCTACGCGACGCACAACGGCAGTCCCAAGAGCACGGGCCTGATCTTCGACCTGGGCGCGGCCAAGTCCATCTCCAACGCCACGGTGACCATCGGCACCGCGGGTGCGGCGATGGAGATGTGGGCCGCGGGCTCCTCGGTCACCTCGGTGCCCGGCGTGGTCGGGGGCCAGCCCCCGGCGAACTTCACGAAGGTCGCCTCGGCCGATCCCGGCAGCACCACGGTCACCCTGAAGGCCGACGCGCCGACGACCACCCGCTTCGTGCTGATCTGGTTCACCAAGCCGTTGCCGGCGGCGCCGAACGCGGACAAGACCATAAAGTGCGCCCACGACGACGGCAGCCGGTACGGCGACTCGATCATGTCCGTGAAGTTCAACGCCTCCTGA